The proteins below are encoded in one region of Sebastes fasciatus isolate fSebFas1 chromosome 16, fSebFas1.pri, whole genome shotgun sequence:
- the LOC141753489 gene encoding leukocyte cell-derived chemotaxin-2: protein MMRMLSRVCLIAALLVCYVLLRSCALEHEKKKGEESQSPDKNADSNFKVKRNHTTANDGRPKAVAPRKKVKKTGSKRVSTGPRSDVSCTRLGGICQPNRYICQGQYLKDKCSGAKTRQCCMPVGAWSVLCASHHNNRVRACDAHGCGAFNSNRDNDRHKAVDLVCDDYGIVNAPFSGSLAGPVSRKEPAGNQYNGVKLLNDVYCVKIFNIRPYRYTGPVAQGEALGYLLPLQERFSGITSHLELQMCDGTDPSPFI from the exons ATGATGAGAATGCTGTCGAGGGTCTGTCTCATTGCAGCTCTGCTAGTATGCT ATGTCCTTTTAAGAAGTTGTGCTTTAGAGCATGAAAAGAAGAAAGGTGAAGAATCCCAAAGCCCTGACAAGAACGCTGACAGTAACTTCAAGGTGAAGAGAAATCACACAACAGCAAATGACGGGAGACCTAAGGCTGTGGCTCCGAGGAAGAAGGTCAAGAAGACGGGAAGTAAGAGAGTTTCCACGGGACCGAGAAGCGACGTCAGCTGCACCAGACTGGGAGGCATCTGCCAGCCCAACCGATACATCTGCCAAGGTCAATACCTGAAAGACAAGTGTTCAGGGGCCAAGACGCGGCAGTGTTGTATGCCAG TTGGAGCCTGGAGTGTCCTTTGTGCCAGTCACCACAACAACAGAGTGAGGGCGTGTGATGCGCACGGCTGTGGAGCTTTCAACTCTAACAG AGATAATGACCGACATAAAGCGGTGGACCTGGTGTGTGATGACTATGGTATCGTCAATGCTCCATTCTCAGGCTCTCTGGCGGGCCCAGTGAGTCGGAAAGAGCCTGCTGGGAATCAGTATAATGGGGTCAAACTTCTCAATGATG TGTACTGTGTGAAGATCTTCAACATCCGTCCGTACCGTTACACGGGCCCGGTGGCTCAGGGAGAAGCTTTGGGCTACCTGTTGCCGCTGCAGGAACGCTTCTCCGGCATCACATCACACCTAGAGCTGCAAATGTGTGACGGCACTGATCCTTCACCTTTCATATGA